One region of Strongyloides ratti genome assembly S_ratti_ED321, chromosome : X genomic DNA includes:
- a CDS encoding Proteinase inhibitor I2, Kunitz metazoa domain-containing protein, which translates to MKYLIILIFFIRSIIFTSGNDDCLLPKNVGTQCDKPSMMKFYYDTKTKICQPFMYKGCDGNNNRFDTSEKCKKACSGTTTSTGKKKIDKCDSGIWAATDINGVQLTCSNCPKNSTCIDDKCCYDSNYVCNLDYDAGKFPTVGSHTPRYFFAKEYNSCMIFTYYGSQGNPNNFDNFNDCMRFCKDVRISNVN; encoded by the exons ATGAagtatttaattatattaatattttttattcgaTCTATTATATTTACCTCAGGAAATGATGATTGTCTTTTAC caAAGAATGTTGGTACACAATGTGATAAACCATCAatgatgaaattttattatgatacaaaaacaaaaatttgtcAACCATTTATGTATAAAGGTTGTGatggtaataataatagattTGATACATCtgaaaaatgtaaaaaagcTTGTAGTGGTACAACAACTTCAacaggtaaaaaaaaaattgataaatgtGATTCTGGTATATGGGCAGCTACTGATATAAATGGTGTACAATTGACATGTTCTAATTGTCCAAAAAATTCAACCTGTATTGATGATAAATGTTGTTATGATTCAAATTATGTTTGTAATCTTGATTATGATGCAGGTAAATTTCCAACAGTTGGTAGTCATACACCAAGATACTTTTTTGCTAAAGAATATAATTCATGTATGATATTTACATACTATGGAAGTCAAGGAAACCCAAATAactttgataattttaatgattgtATGCGTTTTTGTAAAGATGTTCGTATTTCCAATgtcaattaa